Proteins encoded by one window of Streptomyces sp. NBC_01477:
- a CDS encoding cation:proton antiporter yields the protein MLIELGAIILALGILGRLAGRVGFSPIPLYLLAGLAFGKGGLIPLHASEEFVATGAEIGVVLLLLLLGLEYSASELVTNLKTQYPSGVVDFVLNAVPGAVAAFLLGWGPVAAVALAGVTWISSSGVIAKVLGDLGRLGNRETPLILGVLVLEDLSMAVYLPILSALLAGVSLAGGTLTLLISLGTVGVVLYVALRHGRLISRAVSSDSAEMLLLVVLGLTLLVAGVAQELQVSAAVGAFLVGIALSGEVAEGARSLLTPLRDLFAAVFFVFFGLSTVPADIPPVLVPALILAVVTMLTKIATGWYAARRAGIKTAGRWRAGGTLVARGEFSIVIAGLAVGVEPRIGPLATAYVLILVILGPLTARWTEPAAGGLTRLVRRPAPAAPPAPAPEPVDATAPRT from the coding sequence ATGCTCATCGAACTCGGCGCGATCATCCTCGCCCTCGGCATCCTCGGCCGCCTCGCGGGACGTGTCGGCTTCTCGCCGATCCCGCTCTACCTCCTCGCCGGACTCGCCTTCGGCAAGGGCGGACTGATCCCGCTGCACGCCAGCGAGGAATTCGTCGCCACCGGCGCGGAGATCGGCGTCGTCCTGCTGCTCCTCCTGCTCGGCCTGGAATACAGCGCCTCGGAACTCGTCACGAACCTCAAGACGCAGTATCCGTCCGGCGTGGTCGACTTCGTGCTCAACGCCGTGCCGGGCGCCGTCGCCGCCTTCCTGCTGGGCTGGGGGCCCGTCGCCGCCGTCGCCCTGGCCGGAGTCACCTGGATCTCCTCCTCGGGGGTGATCGCCAAGGTGCTCGGCGACCTGGGCCGGCTCGGCAACCGCGAGACACCCCTCATCCTCGGTGTCCTGGTCCTGGAAGACCTCTCCATGGCCGTCTACCTGCCGATCCTCAGCGCGCTCCTCGCGGGCGTCAGCCTGGCCGGCGGCACCCTCACCCTGTTGATCTCGCTGGGCACGGTCGGCGTCGTCCTCTACGTCGCCCTGCGCCACGGCCGTCTGATCAGCCGCGCGGTTTCCTCCGACAGCGCCGAGATGCTGCTTCTGGTCGTCCTCGGCCTGACGCTCCTCGTGGCCGGTGTCGCGCAGGAACTCCAGGTCTCCGCCGCGGTGGGCGCCTTCCTGGTCGGCATCGCCCTGTCCGGCGAGGTCGCCGAAGGCGCCCGCAGCCTCCTCACCCCGCTGCGCGACCTGTTCGCCGCCGTCTTCTTCGTCTTCTTCGGGCTGAGCACCGTCCCGGCCGACATCCCGCCCGTCCTGGTCCCCGCGCTGATCCTGGCCGTCGTCACCATGCTGACGAAGATCGCCACCGGCTGGTACGCGGCACGGCGGGCCGGCATCAAGACCGCGGGCCGCTGGCGGGCAGGCGGAACGCTGGTCGCGCGCGGCGAATTCTCCATCGTCATCGCGGGCCTCGCGGTCGGCGTCGAACCCCGGATCGGCCCGCTGGCCACCGCGTACGTGCTGATCCTCGTCATCCTCGGTCCGCTCACCGCCCGCTGGACCGAACCCGCCGCCGGCGGGCTCACCCGGCTCGTCCGCCGCCCCGCCCCCGCGGCGCCGCCGGCCCCCGCGCCGGAACCGGTGGACGCGACCGCCCCGCGCACGTGA
- a CDS encoding ABC transporter ATP-binding protein: protein MTLLTVDGLDVRFGPLHAVRDVSFGLDRGECLAVVGESGSGKSVTARALVGLVGDRARVTAGALTFADRDLTAQSESQWRTLRGRRIGLVLQDALASLDPLRTVRAEVAEPLRVHRTVPRPQIPGRVRELLADVGIPEPDRRAAQYPHQLSGGLRQRALIASAIAAGPDLLIADEPTTALDVSVQAQILGLLDGLRRRGTALLLISHDLSVVSRLADRVAVMYGGRIVESGPTARVLERPRHPYTRALLDAVPGTRTRGSRLSAAVSAGPARPPLPAAGPDACPYLHRCAAADERCLTLPAAPDDLGALCRHPLGEQAAEVPEAATGSRPRVAVRAPSPGKAPAVVLEADRIAKRFRGPDGAAHQAVDEVSFRLHAGETLGLVGESGSGKTTAARIVLGLLAPDSGLVTFAGRPWSSEPERRRRVLRSRIQAVQQDPLGSFDPRYPVVRVIGEALALAGVRGRREREARVIDLLDRVGLPPNVLDRRPAELSGGQRQRVAIARALAPAPDLIVCDEPVSALDVSVQAQILDLLADLRHDLGVALLFISHDLGVVHHVSDRVAVMKDGRIVETGPVEEVFARPAHDYTRELLAAVPTPHGRDARVTG, encoded by the coding sequence ATGACCCTGCTGACCGTGGACGGCCTCGACGTCCGCTTCGGCCCCCTGCACGCCGTGCGCGACGTCTCCTTCGGCCTGGACCGGGGCGAGTGCCTGGCCGTCGTCGGCGAGTCGGGCTCGGGCAAGAGCGTCACGGCCCGCGCCCTGGTCGGCCTGGTCGGCGACCGCGCCCGGGTCACCGCGGGCGCGCTGACCTTCGCGGACCGCGACCTGACCGCACAGAGCGAGTCCCAGTGGCGTACGCTGCGGGGCCGCCGGATCGGGCTGGTCCTCCAGGACGCGCTGGCCTCGCTCGACCCGCTGCGTACGGTACGGGCCGAGGTCGCGGAACCGCTGCGGGTCCACCGCACGGTGCCGCGCCCGCAGATCCCCGGGCGGGTGCGCGAACTGCTGGCGGACGTGGGGATACCCGAGCCCGACCGCCGCGCCGCCCAGTACCCGCACCAGCTCTCCGGCGGCCTGCGGCAGCGCGCCCTGATCGCCTCCGCCATCGCGGCCGGCCCCGACCTGCTCATCGCCGACGAGCCCACCACCGCCCTGGACGTCTCCGTCCAGGCTCAGATCCTCGGCCTGCTGGACGGACTGCGCCGCCGGGGCACCGCACTGCTGCTGATCAGCCACGACCTGTCGGTGGTGAGCCGGCTGGCCGACCGGGTCGCGGTGATGTACGGCGGCCGGATCGTGGAGAGCGGCCCCACCGCCCGGGTCCTGGAACGGCCCCGCCACCCCTACACCCGGGCCTTGCTGGACGCCGTACCCGGCACCCGGACCCGGGGCAGCCGGCTGTCCGCCGCCGTCTCGGCAGGCCCGGCCCGTCCGCCCCTGCCCGCGGCGGGACCCGACGCCTGCCCGTACCTCCACCGCTGCGCCGCCGCCGACGAGCGGTGCCTGACCCTGCCGGCCGCGCCGGACGACCTCGGCGCCCTGTGCCGGCACCCGCTCGGCGAGCAGGCCGCGGAGGTCCCGGAGGCAGCAACCGGGAGCCGGCCGCGGGTCGCGGTCCGGGCGCCGTCGCCCGGAAAGGCCCCGGCTGTCGTCCTGGAGGCCGACCGCATCGCGAAGCGCTTCCGCGGCCCGGACGGCGCCGCCCACCAGGCGGTGGACGAGGTCTCCTTCCGGCTGCACGCGGGCGAAACCCTCGGCCTGGTCGGCGAGTCGGGGTCCGGGAAGACCACGGCCGCCCGGATCGTCCTGGGGCTGCTGGCGCCCGACTCCGGCCTGGTGACCTTCGCGGGCCGCCCGTGGAGCTCGGAGCCCGAGCGCCGGCGCCGGGTGCTGCGGTCCCGTATCCAGGCGGTGCAGCAGGACCCGCTCGGCTCCTTCGACCCCCGCTACCCGGTCGTCAGGGTGATCGGCGAGGCGCTGGCCCTGGCCGGAGTACGCGGACGCCGCGAGCGCGAGGCCCGGGTGATCGACCTGCTGGACCGGGTCGGGCTGCCCCCGAACGTGCTGGACCGGCGACCCGCCGAACTGTCCGGCGGCCAGCGCCAGCGGGTCGCCATCGCCAGGGCACTGGCCCCGGCCCCTGATCTGATCGTCTGCGACGAGCCGGTGTCCGCGCTGGACGTCTCGGTGCAGGCGCAGATCCTGGACCTGCTCGCCGACCTCCGGCACGACCTGGGCGTCGCGCTGCTGTTCATCTCGCACGACCTGGGGGTGGTGCACCACGTGAGCGACCGCGTCGCCGTCATGAAGGACGGGCGCATCGTGGAGACCGGCCCGGTCGAGGAGGTCTTCGCCCGCCCCGCGCACGACTACACGCGCGAACTGCTCGCCGCCGTCCCCACCCCGCACGGCCGGGACGCCCGGGTCACCGGCTGA
- a CDS encoding LLM class flavin-dependent oxidoreductase, with product MPARKTLFGFAPGTEAARAKEILRLAVAADRAGLDLFSLSDHPYYGHRLDAYATLGVVLGATSGIAGIANVTNLPSRPAPVLARTLTTLTTLSALSDGRIVFGAGAGGFWDEIVKLGRPRLGPAAAVRALAESITLVRALSGGGGPVTFEGEFYQVAGIEPAAVPAPPVWTGSLGPKSLAVTGQLADGWIPGHASDWLSALHRDSRPLIDAAAAEAGRDPADIVTVHNLPGRITDRPLAQVRDDTGRWIGGSVQQWTDELTGAVLDHRAAGFIHFSTDDTPQDIVLGRWAEEIVPAVREAVAKA from the coding sequence ATGCCGGCACGAAAGACACTGTTCGGATTCGCCCCGGGAACCGAGGCCGCCAGAGCCAAGGAGATCCTGCGGCTCGCCGTCGCGGCGGACCGCGCGGGACTCGACCTCTTCTCCCTGTCCGACCACCCCTACTACGGCCACCGGCTCGACGCCTACGCCACCTTGGGGGTCGTCCTCGGTGCGACGTCCGGTATCGCCGGCATCGCCAATGTGACCAACCTGCCGAGCCGGCCCGCCCCGGTCCTGGCCCGCACGCTGACCACGCTGACCACGCTGTCCGCGCTGTCGGACGGCCGGATCGTCTTCGGCGCCGGAGCCGGCGGCTTCTGGGACGAGATCGTGAAGCTCGGACGCCCGCGGCTCGGCCCGGCGGCTGCGGTCCGCGCCCTGGCGGAGTCGATCACCCTGGTCAGGGCCCTGTCCGGCGGCGGCGGACCGGTCACCTTCGAGGGCGAGTTCTACCAGGTGGCGGGCATCGAGCCGGCCGCGGTCCCGGCGCCGCCGGTCTGGACCGGTTCGCTCGGGCCGAAGTCACTGGCCGTCACCGGGCAGCTGGCCGACGGCTGGATCCCCGGCCACGCCTCGGACTGGCTCAGCGCGCTCCACCGGGACTCCCGCCCGCTCATCGACGCAGCCGCCGCGGAAGCCGGCCGCGACCCGGCCGACATCGTGACCGTCCACAACCTCCCGGGCCGGATCACCGACCGGCCGCTGGCCCAGGTCAGGGACGACACCGGCCGCTGGATCGGCGGCTCGGTCCAGCAGTGGACGGACGAACTCACCGGCGCCGTACTCGACCACCGCGCGGCCGGCTTCATCCACTTCAGCACCGACGACACGCCCCAGGACATCGTGCTCGGCCGCTGGGCCGAGGAGATCGTCCCCGCCGTCCGCGAGGCCGTCGCCAAGGCCTGA
- a CDS encoding ABC transporter permease, whose amino-acid sequence MTASDIARTAARKLAAAAAVLLGAATVAFAALQLIPGDPVTVMLGPFSSASPAVRAQITAHFGLGRPVWQQYPRYLGHLLQGDLGESYQSQQPVLSLIRGQLWPTVQLALAALLFALVFALAVAVATAGRRPALRAVASLVELLTVSTPSYWIGILLLTAFSFRLRIFPVTGDQGLGALVLPALTLALPMAGVLAQVLREGLEAALEQPFTVTARSRGLSVTAVRLRHALRHAALPLVTLTGWLAGSLLGGAVLVETVFGRPGIGALMLQATTNKDMPLVIGLVLLSALVFVLVSTLVDLLYLAIDPRLRTDPVTG is encoded by the coding sequence GTGACCGCCTCCGACATCGCCCGCACCGCCGCCAGGAAACTGGCGGCGGCTGCGGCCGTCCTGCTCGGCGCCGCCACCGTGGCCTTCGCGGCGCTGCAACTCATCCCCGGCGACCCGGTGACGGTCATGCTGGGCCCCTTCAGCTCCGCGTCCCCGGCCGTCCGCGCGCAGATCACCGCCCACTTCGGCCTCGGCCGGCCGGTGTGGCAGCAGTATCCGCGCTACCTGGGCCATCTGCTCCAGGGCGACCTGGGGGAGTCCTACCAGAGCCAGCAGCCCGTCCTGTCGCTGATCCGCGGGCAGCTCTGGCCGACCGTGCAACTGGCCCTGGCCGCGCTGCTGTTCGCCCTGGTCTTCGCGCTCGCGGTCGCCGTGGCGACGGCCGGGCGGCGCCCCGCGCTGCGGGCCGTCGCCTCACTGGTCGAGCTGCTGACCGTCTCCACCCCCTCGTACTGGATCGGCATCCTGCTGCTGACCGCGTTCTCCTTCCGGCTGCGGATCTTCCCCGTCACCGGCGACCAGGGCCTCGGCGCCCTGGTGCTGCCCGCGCTGACGCTCGCCCTGCCGATGGCCGGCGTCCTGGCGCAGGTGCTGCGGGAGGGCCTGGAGGCCGCGCTGGAGCAGCCGTTCACCGTCACCGCCCGGTCCCGGGGGCTGAGCGTGACGGCGGTACGGCTGCGGCACGCGCTGCGGCACGCGGCACTGCCGCTGGTGACCCTGACCGGCTGGCTGGCCGGTTCGCTGCTGGGCGGGGCGGTCCTGGTGGAGACGGTGTTCGGCCGCCCCGGCATCGGCGCGCTGATGCTCCAGGCCACCACCAACAAGGACATGCCCCTGGTCATCGGCCTGGTGCTGCTGTCCGCCCTGGTGTTCGTGCTGGTCTCGACGCTGGTGGACCTGCTGTACCTGGCCATCGACCCTCGTTTGAGAACGGACCCGGTGACCGGATGA
- a CDS encoding ABC transporter permease translates to MTPLDTLAPLAAPEAPPRRERRDRAGRLGLLPLAVAALALALVLLAALDPGLFSGASPTDVNATEALRGPSGAHWFGTDQLGRDVFTRVVHGARLSLLLGAGSTLLAVVSGTLLGLAAALGGRIADQALMRAADVLLSLPPILLALLAVAVLGSGTPNVMIAIAVAFAPGYARIVRAETLVIRRSGYVEAAVGLGLPRPLLVVRHIVPNALGPMLVLATVGFGGSLIAASGLSFLGLGPQPPTPEWGAMLSEGRDFLQTAWWLGTFPGAAIALTALTVNTVGRRAQRRFTRRTNR, encoded by the coding sequence ATGACCCCGCTCGACACCCTCGCCCCCCTGGCGGCGCCGGAAGCGCCGCCCCGCCGGGAGCGGAGGGACCGGGCCGGACGGCTCGGTCTGCTGCCGCTGGCCGTCGCCGCCCTGGCGCTCGCCCTGGTCCTGCTCGCGGCGCTCGACCCCGGCCTGTTCAGCGGCGCCTCCCCGACCGACGTCAACGCGACCGAGGCGCTGCGCGGACCGAGCGGCGCGCACTGGTTCGGCACCGACCAGCTCGGCCGCGACGTCTTCACCCGCGTGGTCCACGGCGCCCGCCTCTCGCTGCTGCTGGGAGCGGGCTCCACGCTGCTGGCGGTGGTCTCGGGGACGCTCCTGGGACTGGCCGCGGCCCTCGGCGGCCGGATCGCCGACCAGGCGCTGATGCGGGCCGCCGACGTCCTGCTGTCGCTGCCGCCGATCCTGCTGGCGCTGCTGGCCGTCGCCGTGCTGGGCAGCGGCACCCCCAACGTCATGATCGCCATCGCCGTTGCCTTCGCCCCCGGCTACGCCAGGATCGTCCGCGCCGAGACCCTGGTGATCCGCCGCTCCGGCTACGTCGAGGCGGCGGTCGGGCTCGGGCTGCCGCGACCGCTGCTGGTCGTGCGCCACATCGTGCCCAACGCGCTCGGCCCGATGCTGGTGCTGGCCACCGTGGGCTTCGGCGGCTCGCTGATCGCCGCCTCGGGCCTGAGCTTCCTCGGCCTGGGCCCGCAGCCGCCCACCCCGGAGTGGGGAGCGATGCTCTCCGAGGGCCGCGACTTCCTCCAGACCGCGTGGTGGCTGGGCACCTTCCCCGGCGCGGCCATCGCGCTCACCGCACTGACCGTCAACACGGTCGGACGCCGCGCACAGCGGCGGTTCACCAGAAGGACCAACCGATGA
- a CDS encoding cation:proton antiporter regulatory subunit, with translation MEQTAHARMTPLPGVGARYDMKTESGRHLSLVVHQDGRRFLAFHDPVDDDSCKDATSLAPHEATALAKLLTPDPVRHLQQHLEIDLVTEHIPVTKRSPYAGRTLGATQARSRTGASIVAVLRRTSAEPSPAPDFRLAVGDTLVVVGTREGVGAVAELITGG, from the coding sequence ATGGAGCAGACCGCTCACGCCCGTATGACTCCCCTCCCAGGGGTCGGCGCCCGCTACGACATGAAGACCGAGTCCGGACGGCATCTGTCGCTCGTCGTCCACCAGGACGGCCGGAGGTTTCTGGCCTTCCACGATCCGGTGGACGACGACAGCTGCAAGGACGCGACCTCGCTCGCGCCCCACGAGGCCACCGCGCTCGCCAAGCTGCTGACGCCCGACCCGGTGCGGCACCTCCAGCAGCACCTGGAGATCGACCTCGTCACCGAGCACATCCCGGTCACCAAGCGGTCGCCCTACGCCGGGCGGACGCTCGGCGCGACGCAGGCGCGTAGCCGCACCGGCGCCTCCATCGTCGCCGTGCTCCGGCGGACGTCCGCAGAACCCTCACCCGCACCCGACTTCCGCCTCGCGGTCGGCGACACCCTCGTGGTCGTCGGCACACGCGAAGGCGTCGGCGCCGTCGCCGAGCTGATCACGGGAGGATAG
- a CDS encoding NADP-dependent oxidoreductase, which yields MPRAYVFERFGGPEVAGFADVACPVPGAGELLVAVRAAGVNPVDWKRRSGLRPPGAPEVRLPATMGGEVSGTVEKLGAGTGGFRVGDAVLGGPLTGGYAEYAVLSAASAVHKPAAISWTDAATLPIAAATAFAGIRQLALPPGATVLVTGVGGGVGVAAAQIARHAGLRVAGTAGAAKKAFAASLGVRYVEPGPGLAERVRAALPEGVDGVLDLVGGDTLRECAALLPDGTKLVSAADRGSVAAFGGAPVAPARGPGVLDAVIRLVLDGALDPYVTQVFPFARAAQAVRAVETGHARGKVVIEMPRCRP from the coding sequence ATGCCCAGGGCTTACGTCTTCGAGCGATTCGGAGGACCCGAGGTAGCGGGGTTCGCCGACGTGGCGTGCCCTGTCCCGGGCGCCGGAGAACTCCTGGTCGCCGTGCGCGCCGCCGGGGTCAACCCGGTCGACTGGAAGCGCCGTTCGGGCTTGCGGCCGCCGGGTGCGCCCGAGGTGCGGCTGCCGGCCACGATGGGCGGCGAGGTGTCGGGGACGGTCGAGAAGCTGGGCGCGGGGACCGGCGGATTCCGCGTCGGGGACGCCGTCCTGGGCGGCCCGCTGACCGGCGGGTACGCCGAGTACGCGGTGCTGTCCGCCGCCTCGGCGGTCCACAAGCCCGCCGCGATCTCCTGGACCGACGCGGCGACCCTGCCGATCGCCGCCGCCACCGCCTTCGCGGGGATCCGCCAGCTGGCGCTCCCGCCCGGCGCGACCGTGCTGGTCACCGGTGTCGGCGGCGGTGTCGGCGTGGCCGCCGCGCAGATCGCCCGACACGCGGGACTGCGGGTGGCGGGCACGGCGGGCGCGGCCAAGAAGGCGTTCGCCGCATCCCTGGGCGTGCGGTACGTCGAGCCGGGACCGGGCCTCGCAGAGCGGGTGCGCGCGGCCCTTCCGGAAGGTGTCGACGGCGTCCTCGACCTGGTCGGCGGCGACACCCTGCGGGAATGCGCGGCCCTGCTCCCGGACGGGACGAAACTTGTCAGCGCGGCGGACCGCGGGAGCGTTGCCGCGTTCGGCGGAGCCCCGGTGGCCCCCGCCCGCGGCCCCGGAGTGCTGGACGCCGTGATCCGGCTGGTCCTCGACGGCGCCCTCGACCCGTACGTCACCCAGGTCTTCCCCTTCGCGCGGGCCGCGCAGGCGGTGCGCGCGGTGGAGACCGGCCACGCCCGCGGCAAGGTCGTGATCGAGATGCCGCGATGTCGGCCGTGA
- a CDS encoding ABC transporter substrate-binding protein has product MPRNGRRHTALLAAAVVPAVLLAGCSSGDTSAGTSTAGGSKAEPVHGGSLTYAVDTEPISWDIAVSQQDVTGSIQRNVFDSLVYQDPEGGGFQPWLATSWQVSGDLRTYTFHLRTDVKFTDGTRFDAQAVKANFDRIVDPATKSQYASGLLGPYTGTKVVDPATVVVSFAKPFAPFLQAASTPYLGFYSPAAITRYGSKLGAGGPADVGTGPFVFSGYTKGQSAVMTRNPDYNWAPKAADHQGPAYLDKLTFRFLSQDSVRIGALRSGQIQVAKSVPPADLKSLKAEPTLQVLSEQSPGAVYSLVLNTSRAPFDDLAVRRAFQRGINVDADVKSVYFGAYQRAWTTLSPATPGYTKALDNTLAYDPAKANQLLDQAGWTGRDSDGYRTKNGAVLNVVWPLMPQNLVTQQHDILGQAVQADLKKIGIRVQRPRQDVGTFVKQLFGGQDDVSDYSWSRADPDVLRLYFNSAEPPSKGGANGTFYKDADLDTWTEQGLTTLDPAARAAVYAKVQQRAVNDLALSVPLYVGSALVGASTRVHGLTSDANTWLEFHDTWLGK; this is encoded by the coding sequence ATGCCCAGAAACGGGCGCAGACACACCGCACTTCTCGCCGCCGCCGTCGTCCCCGCCGTGCTCCTCGCCGGCTGCTCGTCCGGGGACACGTCCGCGGGCACGTCCACCGCGGGCGGCAGCAAGGCCGAGCCGGTCCACGGCGGTTCGCTGACCTACGCCGTGGACACCGAGCCGATCTCCTGGGACATCGCCGTCTCCCAGCAGGACGTCACCGGCTCCATCCAGCGCAACGTCTTCGACTCGCTGGTCTACCAGGACCCCGAGGGCGGCGGCTTCCAGCCCTGGCTGGCCACCTCCTGGCAGGTGTCGGGCGACCTGCGCACGTACACCTTCCACCTGCGCACCGACGTGAAGTTCACCGACGGGACCCGCTTCGACGCGCAGGCCGTGAAGGCGAACTTCGACCGGATCGTCGACCCCGCGACCAAGTCGCAGTACGCCTCCGGGCTGCTCGGCCCCTACACCGGGACCAAGGTCGTCGACCCGGCGACCGTCGTCGTCTCCTTCGCCAAGCCCTTCGCACCCTTCCTCCAGGCCGCCAGCACCCCCTACCTCGGCTTCTACTCACCCGCCGCGATCACCAGGTACGGCTCGAAGCTCGGCGCCGGCGGCCCGGCCGACGTCGGCACGGGACCGTTCGTCTTCTCCGGCTACACCAAGGGCCAGAGCGCGGTCATGACCCGGAACCCGGACTACAACTGGGCACCGAAGGCCGCCGACCACCAAGGGCCTGCCTATCTGGACAAGCTCACCTTCCGCTTCCTGTCCCAGGACTCGGTACGGATCGGCGCGCTGCGCAGCGGCCAGATCCAGGTCGCCAAGTCCGTACCGCCCGCCGACCTGAAGTCCCTGAAGGCCGAGCCCACGCTCCAGGTGCTCAGCGAGCAGTCGCCCGGGGCCGTCTACAGCCTGGTGCTCAACACCTCCAGGGCGCCCTTCGACGACCTTGCGGTGCGGCGGGCCTTCCAGCGCGGCATCAATGTGGACGCCGACGTCAAGAGCGTCTACTTCGGCGCCTACCAGCGCGCCTGGACCACCCTGTCCCCGGCGACGCCGGGCTACACCAAGGCCCTCGACAACACCCTGGCCTACGACCCCGCGAAGGCGAACCAGCTGCTCGACCAGGCAGGCTGGACCGGCCGCGACTCCGACGGATACCGCACCAAGAACGGCGCGGTGCTCAACGTCGTCTGGCCGCTGATGCCGCAGAACCTGGTCACCCAGCAGCACGACATCCTCGGCCAGGCCGTCCAGGCCGACCTGAAGAAGATCGGCATACGGGTCCAACGCCCCCGCCAGGACGTCGGGACCTTCGTCAAACAGCTCTTCGGCGGCCAGGACGACGTGTCCGACTACTCCTGGTCCAGGGCCGACCCCGACGTGCTGCGGCTGTACTTCAACAGCGCGGAGCCGCCGAGCAAGGGCGGCGCCAACGGCACCTTCTACAAGGACGCCGACCTGGACACCTGGACCGAGCAGGGCCTGACCACCCTGGACCCGGCCGCCCGCGCCGCCGTCTACGCCAAGGTCCAGCAGCGCGCCGTGAACGACCTCGCCCTGAGCGTGCCGCTGTACGTCGGCTCCGCGCTGGTCGGGGCCTCCACCCGGGTGCACGGGCTGACCTCTGACGCCAACACCTGGCTGGAATTCCACGACACCTGGCTCGGTAAGTGA
- a CDS encoding PucR family transcriptional regulator, with product MADTEIPREFLDGYTRILATVTTTGRRLTREELLSQRALGARAAVAGYGWRVLVREHLAAERITFPAAAAPDTVLAAAAQAFDAFAEGYEREQRLVVRREEAARRAFIEDLLHSPGDLGHLAERAERFGLRMSRSYAVAVAEGPDLHEAADPRPRAVESDLFARFERRRVLFTTHQGRMVCIAPGDQDDVLAYFAARAHAAADGARAVISRPRPGLGGIVHSYEEALSALDVAQRIGIAEPLLRASDMLVYTVVLRDRQALVDLVHATFGPLLQARGGARPYIDTLAAYFGTGCVAAETARRLSLSVRALTYRLGRIHTLTGFSPVDPQHRYTLQTATLGARLLGWPAPEPAPATG from the coding sequence ATGGCCGATACGGAGATCCCCAGGGAATTCCTCGACGGTTACACCCGGATCCTGGCCACGGTCACCACCACCGGCCGCCGCCTCACCCGGGAGGAGCTGCTGTCCCAGCGGGCGCTGGGCGCCCGAGCGGCCGTCGCGGGCTACGGATGGCGCGTGCTCGTACGCGAGCACCTCGCGGCGGAGCGGATCACCTTTCCGGCCGCGGCGGCCCCGGACACCGTACTGGCCGCCGCCGCGCAGGCCTTCGACGCCTTCGCCGAGGGGTACGAGCGCGAGCAGCGGCTCGTCGTCCGCCGGGAGGAGGCCGCGCGGCGCGCGTTCATCGAGGACCTCCTGCACAGCCCCGGTGACCTGGGGCACCTGGCCGAGCGGGCCGAGCGGTTCGGGCTGCGGATGTCCCGGTCCTACGCGGTCGCGGTGGCGGAAGGGCCGGACCTCCACGAGGCCGCCGACCCCCGGCCCAGGGCGGTGGAGAGCGACCTCTTCGCCCGCTTCGAGCGGCGCCGGGTCCTCTTCACCACCCACCAGGGCCGCATGGTGTGCATCGCGCCGGGCGACCAGGACGACGTCCTGGCCTACTTCGCCGCGCGGGCCCATGCGGCGGCGGACGGCGCCCGCGCGGTCATCAGCCGGCCCCGGCCGGGGCTCGGCGGTATCGTCCACAGCTACGAAGAGGCCCTGAGCGCGCTCGACGTCGCCCAGCGCATCGGGATCGCCGAACCGCTGCTGCGCGCGTCCGACATGCTGGTCTACACCGTCGTCCTGCGCGACCGGCAGGCGCTCGTGGACCTGGTGCACGCCACCTTCGGCCCGCTGCTCCAGGCACGCGGGGGCGCGCGGCCGTACATCGACACGCTCGCCGCCTACTTCGGTACGGGCTGCGTGGCCGCCGAAACCGCCCGCCGCCTGTCGCTGAGCGTGCGCGCGCTGACCTACCGGCTGGGGCGGATCCACACGCTCACCGGTTTCAGCCCCGTCGACCCGCAGCACCGCTACACCCTCCAGACGGCGACCCTCGGCGCCCGCCTGCTCGGCTGGCCGGCACCGGAACCCGCACCCGCCACCGGCTGA